The genomic interval CTTTGATGTAATCTGGCCATATTTATTGTAGGTAAACAACTCCACAATTTCCTGTGATGTATCGCCTTCAAGTTTCGCCTGATTGGAATCACTCAACAGATTTGCCGTCGGATAAACAATCTTGACCACATTGCCTGCAACGCCGTTGGTAACGCCGTCGCCGTTCAGATCGCCCAGACCAATTTTTACCCCTGCCTCATCAAGCATCGACTGAACGTCAGCACTTGAAACACCCAAGACCTCTGCTATCGCATTCAGATTGTTGCCTTCCTGATAGTCAAAATAATAGGTAGTAGTATAACGTGCTTTTGAATGCGTGCCGCCGTTGGGTGGCGCATAGCCGGCGTCGTTTCCCCGCGGGTCAGTCTCTGTTCTGGTACGATTGTATATCGGCTCATAGGTAAAAGTCGGGGTGATTTGCTGCTGGTCGCCCCCGCGGTCGCTGTCTGGTATCTGCTTATTTTCAAGGAGATTCCCCTGTTTAAACCTGTCCTTTGTATAATCGGTTGAACTTGCATCCCCTGCGGCGAACGTATTTTCAACCTCATTTCCCTCTGGCAGCGTGGCTTTTACCCTTTCTCCATCTGCATTATATTCAAAGCCCGTCTCAAAATATGCCGGTTCACCCGTTCGCAGGCCTTTGGTATATTCCTTAATGGATATGGCATTCCCCAGTTTATTGTGCTCGTATATCGTCTTGTTACCGTTGCGGTCTGTCACCGTTACGCGATTGGCCGGTTCATTGGTACCCGAAGGGTTTGAGGTAAGTTCCTCATATACATACGTGACATCACCTCCTGCGGCAATTCCGCCGGCATTAGTTCCTCCGTAGGTCTGTTTTATAACGCGACCGTAGGCATACGATGTGGAGTCTGTCTCATATACATTAATCACGCGCGGTGAGCCACCGACTGCCACTTCGTTCGGGGCTGTTATGGTCAAAAGGCCGTGGTTTAACGTTTCATCATCAAACCCTGATGAATAGGTATATTTAGTGGTCTTGCCATCAGGGAAGTCATTTCCATTAGTGGTACCGGTGACTGATGGAGAGGTTACAGAGACGAGATCGCCGTTGCCGTCATATTCAAATTTAATGGTTCTATCGGCAAAATCCTTTACCCCGGTGAGTCGTCCGTCACTGTTATAATTGTACGAAATCTTCCTGCCAAGTGTGTCGGTAACTTCTGTGAGTCTGCTGTTGTCATCCCTTTTAAACTTCATGGAATTTCCGTGTCTGTCTTCCAGATTATTAAGGAAGCCATTTTTATCATACGACTTTTTACTCCCCTGCCGGTCTCTTAGTATGAATGAACCGTCCTCATTTTTTGTTAGTCGGGTATAGGCTCCTAATGGAGTGCTATATGCGCCATCTGATTGTAAACCATAGAGGTCTGACCTGCCGTGACCATCCATAACGACAACACTCCCGACTTTTGTAAACGAACTACTGAATACAGGGGTAAAGGTATCCGTTGAAATGGCGTCCTGATTATCTTCCGTAATTTCAATTAGCCTGGAGTTATAGTTAAAATCCCAGTTATGTCCCAACGTCCCGTCATAGGTAATGCGGCTTTTGTAGGTGCGGGTAAACGCCCAGTCGAATCCGCGTCCGGGTATCTTGAGGTCTGTTGCCTGTAAGACGAATTCACCGTTATGGAGCGTTATGGGGTCGGGTGCGTCATTGATAAGACCAGGACTTGTAATCATGAAAGCTTCATCAGGTGGTGGACATATAGTGCAGGCAGCATCAATAAAAACGCCGCCATTTGCTCTCATGAGTTTTTTATAGTTTGTAGACGCATTATTTAAGGGTGTAACATACTGATCGTCATTGATCATAAGCCCGGTTGGTGACGTAACTGTCGGTGTCGGTTTTGGAGAGACCGTTGGGATTGGCGTTGGTTTAGCCTCTTTCACGGTAACAACCACCTCACAAATGCCGCCTGTATCGGTTTGTTCATAATACCACTCAATTGCAAAGCTCGTTTGCCCAGCCCCTGTGGCGGTAATGGTAAACACGCCATGGTGGCTATAGAACTCCGTATCAGGAGATAGTGTTGCTATGCTGGTATCTCCCGTATATACCGGCCGATAATGGGTCACATCTTCCGTCAAATCAGCCGTGATCTGCCAGGTGGTGGTTTCCCCGACGTTCATTGTCACTGCAACAGGGCCGCAATCGTGTGCCTGGGCAATGGGCAATTTTGTGAGTGCGGGAAGAATTAAAAAAGCGAGAGTAATCAATGTGGCTAAAATTAGTGTCCGGTTATAATGCACTGTTTTCCTGTCAAATAGTAAATACATACATGCTCCTTTCTGTGATATAAAGATATTTATGCCCAAGAAATACGTGGAAAAACAATTTGGATTTTCTCCGCCGTTCTCTTTCTCTATTTTTCTTCCGGTTTATTTAAATCAGGTATCAACGGTCCTCCCTATATAGGACGAAGAGTCTCTTCGCCCTACAGCCGCAATTTTAAAATTCCTTGTTCAATAGGATGAAAATTTCACATTCCAAATATTTAACACAAGAAAACTCACCGATAGCTCACCGATTCTCAATATTTTAAAATTTCTTGCATTCCGGCTTGTGAGTACCGGATAGTATCGATCTGTACAGAGCTTCTGTTTCCGGTGAAGGTGTAATCTGATAAACCGAAGAGAGTGCATTCCTTAAATGGTGATAAACCTTAACTGCTTCCAAACGCTTGTCAAGCCTATGGTGACACATCATAAGCCGCTGGTAAAACTCCTCTGCAAGATTATCTATCTCAATCGCCCTTTCATAATATTCCACTGCAATTTGCCATTGTTTCGCACGTTCCAGATAATTCCCTGATAACATAACCAGCCTGAAAAACTTTTTCTGTAAGGATTTCCGGATTGATACAGTCCATAAACATGATATATCCGCCGGCAGAAAACACCCTTTATAGAGATCAAAGGCCTTTTCAAACAACTTTAAAACATCGGGTCGCACAAGGGGGACGGGCTTTTCAGATACGGATGCACCGGCAATTTCCTCCAGTAACCTTTCAAATACCCATACATCAACCCAGCAATACCGGCTGTCAAGCGATAAATGTCCGCCTTGTAGCTTGATTGCCGCATCATTGCCAATGAGGCGGCGCAACCGGTACAATGTGCTCTCAAAGGCATGATGCGCCATGTCTCCTTCTGTATCGGGCCACAGCATATTTGTTACCCGGTCTATAGATACTTCCTTGCTTCCCAGTGAAATAATCGCCTTGATAAGTTCCAATGGCTTGCGCGGTACCTTTCCGGACATGGAAACGGGGCTGTCTTCTTTCAGCAGGGTAAACCTCCCCAGCGTGAATATCTTTAACGGCCACGGCCAGTTTTCACACCCCAGAGGCGGCGTATCGGGAACCAGTTTGCGTGTGCGGACAAGTTCACGGACGTACTCGGCCTCGATTCCTGCCTCAAGCGCCTTTATGCACAATCGTGAGACGACTTCAGGCCGCCATAAGAAGCAGTTGATGAAACGATGTTCCCTCCCAAACGACATTGCCTTGCGCAACGCTGCCAGCCCCTCTTCCTCTGAAGTTCCTTTTCCGCTACACTCCAATGCTAACCAGGCTTTCGTCAGGAGGCACATATGTTTGATAAGCTTGCTCTTTGTCTGCCGTCCAATTTGTTGGGCACGATTGAGCCAGGATATTGCTTCACGGTATTCTCCCCTTGCCGCAAAGATATGTGCCGCTGCAACATGATTTACCGCAACAGGGAGATACGCTCCTATCTTTGCGACCAGGCTGGTATGTATTCTCATGTGTTCTGCGGCAGATGACAAATTTCCACTGGTCAGATCTCTCCATGCACACAGGAAGTGATAGAAGATAATGTCGATTTTTCGTGCATGTGTCAGACCGGACGCTATTTTACGAATCATTCCATTGGCTGTTTCAATATCTCCGTCGCTCAGTGCTGCGCAAGCCGCAAATGAGAGGAGGTGGTGATCCCAGAAATGTATGCCCGTTTCGCAAGAAAGCTTTAACGCCTCAGAAACAGTACGAAGACACGACTCAACGGAACCTGTAAGCCATGCATACATGGCCTTTGTATTTTCCCACAAAAGGCGCTCCATCGGAAGGATTGTTTCGGATCGTAACCCTTCGCTGATCGAGTTTATTACAATGCCGACATTTGCAAAATCACCCATCCACAAGTAATGTACCGCAAGATGAAATCCGAGCTGGAGACGAAGGTTTACCTCTCTGCACTCCTGCAGACACAAAAAAACGCGGTGAGCCCATTTATCAATCTCAGGGTGATTTGGTTCCCTCATCGCCATAATGAAAAACCTGCAGGGAAGAACCCTCAATTCAACTTCAAATGAAGGGAAGGGTGTTCTTTTCTGAAATATGTCATCAAATAATGAAGCATAGTTGTCAAGACGGGGAAAATCTTCAAATTCGTGAAAAATAGTATCTACCGCATACGACCAGGACAGCCACATGCCCGTTTGTTCATTCCAGGCGCGGAACTGCATAAATGCCCTGTCAAAACAACCACGGCTTTCTGTAAGATTGTACGATAATTTACAAACACCGTGCCAGTAAAGGATCCACGGTTCATTATCTCTTGTTTCTTCAGGAATATTTGTAATCCATTCCACAAGCGTCTTTGTTCTCCCCTGCGCTATGAGGGACGATGCATGGCTGCAGGTTAGCTTGATAAGACCATCCCAGTCACCAACATTAATGAATAAAAGGGCAGCATCTTCTATTTGCCCTGATTTTCCAAGAAGTGCGGCAGCCTTTCGCTGCATAGCAGACAATCTTCCGGTGTCAAAAGAATCCCTTGCCCTGGAGAGCAGAAATTCCCTGAAAAGCGGGTGGTATTGATAAATAGTCTCCTTCTGATAGTGTGCCGTGGTAAAGTAATTCTTTCGGGTCAGTTCGTGCAGGATGCGTCCCGATTCGCTGACGCCGGTGAGTTTTTCTGCCATGTGTATCGTCATTCTTGGCAAAAAGGCTGTCTTAAGTAAGAATATCTGCGTTTTCTTATCTGTCTTTATAAAGATTTCATTTGCAAAATAGTCAAATGCCTTTTCGTATATTGATCCGCTTCGTAGCGTATCATCAAGACCCTTTGTTCTTATGTGCTCCGCTATAAGTACAAGACCTGCCGCCCAGCCTTCTGTTTGTGTGTATAACCGGGTTAAGGATGTGTTTGCTATTCTCTTTTTTGCCCCTACCAGAAGTATCTCCTTAGACTCTTTCATGGTAAACCTGACCTCTTCCCGTCCAATAAGATGGGATTTATTGTTTGCACTAATACTGGCATAGTGGGGAGGCGGGTCATTCCGGCTGACGGCTATAATACTGATACCATCAGGGATTATATCGAGGCTGCTGGTAAGCGTTTTATGAAATAAAGAATTAACAGGCGCATCCTGTATATTGTCAAAAACGATTATCCATGGTGACGTCAGTCTGCTATACAACTCTTCAAAATACCGTTTGGTAAACAGGGGAATACTCTGTTGGTACTCAGGCGTTAACAAGGGGAGGGGTTTCCTATGCGATGGAACAGCCTTCTTTACCGCTATTCCCATAGAGTAGAAAAAGGTTGCAATATCAGCATCGCCTTCATCCACGCGGTACCACAGATAGGAGAGCTTACGGCTATTCAGATAGCTTGCCGCAAGGGTTGTCTTTCCGGAACCGGCAGGCGCCGATATCCAGATTACAGGCTTGTCCCTGCCTTTATCCATCAAGCGGAACAGTCTTTCTCTGGGAAAGATACCCGCAATCTTGGGGCGGGTTATTTTTGCTATAAAAGTATTTATTTTTTCCATACAGCGACTTGTTTTATAAATAACCGGATCAAAACGGTCCGTAAGGGAAAGGAAAGAGAATTTGAGGAAACAGAGAAAAATCACGCCATGTTTTATCCTTTTACTTTCCGCCTTTCCAAAATCCCCCCTACGTCTTTTTTGCGTTTATAGGCATTTGGAGGTATTTTATCAAGACAATTCCGTGAGAAATGTCTTCAGGATTTTCAGAAATTATTGATGGGATAATATAGGAGAATAGGGACACTTCCCTTATTATCCCACCAGATCAATCAAGAAATATAGGAAGTGTCCATATTCTCCCCAATGCTTCGCCCTTACATTGCAATTATTGTAATTTTTCAAAAAACTAAAGTGTTACCGTGATATTCATTTGTTTGCCGAGGGTGTTTTGGACAAAAGAATATCTTTATAAACAGCTTTAAGCATTTCCCTCCCTTGAGGTTTTGGTATTTTTCTCCGTTCCTTCTTTGCCGTTTCCAGCCAGAGGTACCTGGCTGTTTTAACTTCTTCCAGGGCTTCTTCTTCCGTTTCACCAAAAGCCGAACATTCAGACAATTCCGGCACTACAGCAATATATCCCTCGTCCTCTTCACTATAGAATATTTCAATTGCATACTTATACATTCAATCGCTTTCCTCTAAGAGATTATATTTTTCAATTCAGACAACCTGTGAAAGCTTAAGAAGGCTGTCGGAAAGCCGTGTGCGGGAAAATCGCATGCACGGTTTGACGAGGGGCAGGTGATAAGTATATGGCGGAGATATGGTGGCACTGGCGGGAAACCAGCCAGCAAACAGAGAAAACAAACTTCTGCCTAAGTTCTCGTCGTCTGTTTCTACTCTACTGAAATCTGTGGTTCCTCTTTCGTATTTCGTGCTTGTTCGGTTCTGGCTATGCCAGCTTAGTTTTTTGTCTTTCTGCCGATTTTATTTTCTGTGCCGTTGATGATGCGTTTGATATTGGATTTGTGCCGGAAAATGAGAAATAATGAGATAAAGATGGAAAATAATGTTAAAGACAACCCGCTGCCGAAGGGTTCGTTATTTAACAGTATTATACTGATTACCAATACAACGGTACTGACCATTGACCCTAATGATACGTAGCGTGAAATAAAAGTGGTTAATAACCATGCGGCTACTGAAATGAACAGAGGTAAGGGAGCTAACCACAGAAATACACCGCACCCGGTTGCGGCGGCCTTGCCTCCTTTAAAACCTAAAAAGACCGGAAAGGTATGCCCCAATATAACACCGGTGCCGCACAATATAGCATATAAGCTGCGGCTTTGTCCTGACGTCACGTAATCAAAAATTAAAACCGGAAGAAAACCCTTCATCATGTCAAGAATGAAAACCAGTATCCCATACTTTTTCCCCATTACCCGCCACACGTTGGTTGCTCCAGGATTGCCGCTTCCTGCCTCACGAATGTCGATGCCTTTTGCCACCCTGGCAATAATAAACCCAAACGGAATGCTCCCAATAAAATATGAAATAACCGGACTTATTATATTTATCATGAACATGGAAGAACCTTTTTTAAAAAATGTTTTAGGACAACCCCGAAAAATGCCACCAAAATTTGTGAAACGTGTACGGCGAATAATAGCGGTGAATGTATACCTTCCAATCTCTGTCTATCGCCGGGTCGGTCGTCATGTATGCTTTGAAAAATCGTATCCTGTCTGTTTTTGATACATGGGAAAGCGGCTTTTCTGTTTTTTTACCTTGCAGCCAATAATATTTTTCAAGGGAACGGTCTAATCGCAGCAAATTCTTCATTCTTTTACCGATAGTTAATTGACGCCAAACCGTTGATTTGTCCAAATCAATTATGTACGCTTCAAATGTTCCCCCGGAAATCTTCTTTAAGAGCATATTTTTTAAATGTAAGTCCGCATGGTATATTCCCGCGTCATGCATTTTTCTTATCAATTTTGCCAGGGTAAAAATAACAGATTTTTTTGAGTGGACATCTACTGCAGGTTGTTCATTGAGAAAGTCTATTAAATCAACGGCGCCTGCAATCTCCTTCGATATGAAATTGGCCGAATAAAAAATGCCCCATCTCTTTTTTTTTGTTACGGCGATGGCTTCCGCGGAGGTTATGCCGTTTTTTCGGGCAACTTCATGTACATAGATTTCATTTAATGGCCGGTCGCCGAAAAAGAATACATTTCCTAAAAGCCTGCCCAACATACCGCCATGTTTATAGTTTCTGACAATGAGTCTTTCACCGCCGTTTTTTTTAATAGGAATGGTCGGATAGCGGCCCCTTCCCTGCTTTATTTGAAAAGAATCCTGATTGCCTGCTTCTGACACCAATGGAGGGGAAATTATGTCTGCAATAAATTCTTTATAATCTTCTTTTACACATATGATAGTCTTATTGCTTCTCATTATGGAAAAATGCGGGGGTATTTTTGTTGTATGCGGCATACAGTTCATATACTGTCGGGGTAAAGCTTAGTGAAAAAAGGGGTGATTTAAACCATCGATTATGATGTACGAATTACGATTTGCGAGGTACGATTTAAATCCCAAATCCCAAATCCCAAATCGTAATTCGTAAATCTTATAGAAGTCTGCATGGGTGTTTCATTATATATCACGAATTCCATGAATACAAACGCAAAGTTGCTATTCCTGCATTGTGATAAACGGTGGCGTATAACGGGTTAAATTGGAGTTGCAAATACACATTTCGGCGGGTACATTAACCCGAAAGATGAACTGCCGCAGAAAATATCGTAAAAGGACGGAGATAGGGTTTTCAAATATGAAAATAGGGAAAAACAGCATCAACCAGAAAAATATTTTAATTGTTCGCCTGGGTGCTATGGGTGATATTATTCACGTGATTCCTGCCGTAAAAAATGTAAGAGAAGCATTGCCCACCAGCAAAATTACATGGCTTGTTGAGGATAATATTAAGGATTTGGTTGAAATGGTTCCCGAAGTGGATGAAGTGCTTGTCTTCCCCCGGAAGCGATGGCAATCATGGTTATTGCGTCCGGAACGGTATTTTCAATTCATTTCAGAAATGTTTGCCTTTTTTAAACAATTAAACATGAAAAGGTATGATATTGTATTGGATTTTCATGGTAATTTTAAAAGCGGCCTTTTGGGATATCTAAGCGCCGCAAAAATACGGGTGGGGTTTTCCATGGGATATTGTAAAGAATTCAATTATATTTTTACGAATGTGCATATTACTCCGCGGCAAAAAACCATGCACAGAATTGAAAAATACCTGTCGCTCGTTCAGGGATTGGGCATCGAAGCATATTATAAAAAACCGGTGTTTTCTGTTCCGGAACAAGACAATAATTATATTGACGATTTTATCCTCAAAAACCATTTGGGTCAGAAATCCATGGCGATTATTCATCCGGGAACAAGCCTGTTTGGCAAATACAAGAGATGGCCGACGGAAAAATATGCGCGTTTGTCAGACAAATTGATAGAAGATTTCGGATATGCAGTGATTTTTACGTGGAGCGGCCCGGAATATAACATTGCAGAGGATATCCGGTCGCACATGCATTTCCCGGCGATAATTGCATGCAAGACCGCATCGGTGAAACAGTTGGTTGCGTTATTGCAACGTGCGGATATTTATATTGGAGGGGATACCGGGCCTACCCATCTTGCATCATGCCTTGGGATTCCTACAATAGCAGTTTTCGGGCCAAAGGACCCGGTTGTTTACGCACCCTTTGATGAGAATGCGTCGGTGGTGAGAAAAGACATTCATTGCAGTCCTTGTGAAAAACGCAGGTGTGAACATGTTACGTGCATTCACTCAATAACCCCTGACGATGTATACAGCGAAATCTGTAAATTAAGGAAGAAAAGAGGTTTGACTTTTTAAATATTGCCTGATAACATATCGCTTCGCTTTACTATTAATAGAAGCCGATATTTAGGAGAGATTTTGTTTTGGAAACAGAGGATATTTTCGCTTCAATCGAACCACTCATGGATGAGGTAGAAGCCCGGTTTTACAAAGAATTACAACCACAGAATAACTCACTGGCAGACCTCGTTGTACATATAAGTAAATATAAAGGAAAAAGGCTGCGGCCCGCCTTAACGCTGCTTTCAGGCAAATGTATAAGCGATACGGCACCTCAGCACATAGACCTTGCTGTTGTTGTGGAAATGGTGCATACCGCGACATTGGTGCACGATGATATCATCGATGAGGCTGCCATGAGAAGGCATGTCGAAAGTATGAATTCAAAGTGGGGACGTGAAATATCCATTCTGTTTGGTGATTATTTGTTTTCGCGCGGCTTTACCATCCTTTCCGCCCTTGATTCTCAAATAGCAACTCTGCTGCTTTCTCAAACGGTAAATACGATGTGCGAAGGCGAGTTGATTCAGTTGAAAAGACGCTATGATGTGGGGCTTAGTGAAGAAGATTATATTGATATTATCGAAAAGAAAACCGCTTCATTGTGCGCCACAAGTTGCCGTTTAGGCGCCACCTTTGCCGGGGCAAACCATAAGCTTTCGGAGATGATGTCAAATTACGGCTTAAAAATCGGTACCGCCTTTCAGATAATAGATGATTGCCTTGATTTTATGGGAGATGAAGATGAGGTTGGCAAATCGCTGAATACGGATATTAAAAAAGGGAAACTCACCTTACCGCTTATCCGGCTGGTGCATCAACTCCCCGTAAGCAAGAGGGAATCAACAAAGGAGTTGATCTTTAAAGGTCATTTAGATGAAAAAAAGGACGCCATCGTAGAGTTGCTTACCGAACACGATGCCGTAGAGTACGCATTTGACAGGGCAAGAAGCATTGTTAAACAGGCGCAGGATGTGATTGCACCGCTTCCCGATTCTCAATACAAGACAGCGCTTATTGAACTGGCAGATTATATCATTGCCAGGAAAAAATAAAAAAGAAGAAAGGACTGCTTTATGTTTTCCATACCAGGTGGTTGGGAGTGGATTATAATCGCGTTAATTGCTTTTCTCATATTTGGCAAAAGACTGCCTGGCATTATGAAAAATGTCGGAAGAAGTATTGCTGAGTTCAGGAAGGGCTTTAAAAACGTTGAAGAAGAAATAAACGAAGTGAAAGAAATAAAAGGCAATATCGATACTATTACTAAATTTAAGATTAATTGATACTTGCCGGGTATTTTATTGACTGCATCTTCACACAAATAATCACGAAGATTTCAGTAATCCTCAAACACACCCACGCCTGACGTCTTAGTAATAATTAACTTGTAGTCAGCAGCCCTTTCCAACAAGTTTCAACCGCATCATTTCTGCGAAGAGCCTTACCTCATATTCGATTCCTTTCTGAAGATCGTTTTCCATTGCGTAGTTGATACATTTTTTCATTTCCTTCAACACCCTTGCATCCCGTTCCAGCAAAGTTTTTGCAATTTCAATCGTATGTTTTAAAACATCCTTATGAGGCACGATCTGATTAATAAGCCCCCATTCCAGCGCAGTATCAGCCCGTATCAGTTTTCCAAGGAACAACATCTCCTTTGCACGCGCTACCCCAACCAATCTCGGGAGTCTTTGAGTAGCGCCCAAACCCGGAATAATTCCAAGCTCCGGTTTGGCTTCCGGCAGACTGTAAAAGGATATATCAGACGCAATACGCAGGTCGCACAACATTGCCAGCTCCAGCCCTGCACCAATGGTAACGCCATTTATCGCGGCAAGAACGGGTTTCTTGCAATTCTCTATTTCAACAAATATTTCATGCGCCTTGCGGAATCTTTCGTAATTTTTCTCCGCTACAAGACCGGAAATCCATGACCCAAACAGCTCGTCACGATCTGCCCCGTCGCTAAAAACCCCACGAATCCTGCTTGCAATAATAATCGCTCCGATAGAGTCGTCCCCTTCATATTGATCCATCTTGTCGTAAATAGCATCCAACAACCATGAACCAATAGAATTTCTTGGCGGTTTTTTCATGTAAATAATGCCGATCGCCTTGCCATTTTTCGCTTTTATTTCTTCAAATTCAATGTGGTCGTACCCTGAGGTATCTCCACGATTCATACGGATGTCTTTCATAATAATAGCCCGGTTATTTACCTGTTTGATTTTCTATTAAACATATAAACTTAACATACTTACAAAATTTGGTTTGTTTAAAAACGTGTAACACCGCTGGCACAGGAAACCTGGGTTTAAAAGGAGAATATTCTTCCATCATAGTATTCTTCCGAAAAGGCTTATATTTTCAGCGCTACCTGAAATCCTTCATGAATAGCCTCTAATGCCGTTCGCACCTTAACACAGTCGCCTATGCTGTAACTCTCTGAAAATTTACGGGATATTTCATCCTGCAGCTCCGCGTTAGGACGATAACCTGCCGCAACAATTATGGTATCCGCCTTTATGAAATGCTCCTGCCCGTCTTTTTCATACACAATGCCACTACCCTCATGGTCGTCAACAATTCTTTTTACCTTTACTCCCGTTTCGGCGAGTATCCCGGCATCTTTAAGCTCATTGAGCATAATCCATCGCGTTGAAACGCCAAACCCGCCCCCGACCTTCCGTTTCATCTCCAATAGTGTGATATTTCTGTTTCCATGAGATGTACATTCCACTGCCTCATCCGCATTAATCACTTTATGTTTCAGCAAAAAACAGGCAACCTCCGGGCTCATTGCCCCCTGTTTAGCCGCATAGAGCGCAA from Candidatus Kuenenia stuttgartiensis carries:
- a CDS encoding BTAD domain-containing putative transcriptional regulator, with the protein product MEKINTFIAKITRPKIAGIFPRERLFRLMDKGRDKPVIWISAPAGSGKTTLAASYLNSRKLSYLWYRVDEGDADIATFFYSMGIAVKKAVPSHRKPLPLLTPEYQQSIPLFTKRYFEELYSRLTSPWIIVFDNIQDAPVNSLFHKTLTSSLDIIPDGISIIAVSRNDPPPHYASISANNKSHLIGREEVRFTMKESKEILLVGAKKRIANTSLTRLYTQTEGWAAGLVLIAEHIRTKGLDDTLRSGSIYEKAFDYFANEIFIKTDKKTQIFLLKTAFLPRMTIHMAEKLTGVSESGRILHELTRKNYFTTAHYQKETIYQYHPLFREFLLSRARDSFDTGRLSAMQRKAAALLGKSGQIEDAALLFINVGDWDGLIKLTCSHASSLIAQGRTKTLVEWITNIPEETRDNEPWILYWHGVCKLSYNLTESRGCFDRAFMQFRAWNEQTGMWLSWSYAVDTIFHEFEDFPRLDNYASLFDDIFQKRTPFPSFEVELRVLPCRFFIMAMREPNHPEIDKWAHRVFLCLQECREVNLRLQLGFHLAVHYLWMGDFANVGIVINSISEGLRSETILPMERLLWENTKAMYAWLTGSVESCLRTVSEALKLSCETGIHFWDHHLLSFAACAALSDGDIETANGMIRKIASGLTHARKIDIIFYHFLCAWRDLTSGNLSSAAEHMRIHTSLVAKIGAYLPVAVNHVAAAHIFAARGEYREAISWLNRAQQIGRQTKSKLIKHMCLLTKAWLALECSGKGTSEEEGLAALRKAMSFGREHRFINCFLWRPEVVSRLCIKALEAGIEAEYVRELVRTRKLVPDTPPLGCENWPWPLKIFTLGRFTLLKEDSPVSMSGKVPRKPLELIKAIISLGSKEVSIDRVTNMLWPDTEGDMAHHAFESTLYRLRRLIGNDAAIKLQGGHLSLDSRYCWVDVWVFERLLEEIAGASVSEKPVPLVRPDVLKLFEKAFDLYKGCFLPADISCLWTVSIRKSLQKKFFRLVMLSGNYLERAKQWQIAVEYYERAIEIDNLAEEFYQRLMMCHHRLDKRLEAVKVYHHLRNALSSVYQITPSPETEALYRSILSGTHKPECKKF
- a CDS encoding type II toxin-antitoxin system HicB family antitoxin, producing the protein MYKYAIEIFYSEEDEGYIAVVPELSECSAFGETEEEALEEVKTARYLWLETAKKERRKIPKPQGREMLKAVYKDILLSKTPSANK
- the plsY gene encoding glycerol-3-phosphate 1-O-acyltransferase PlsY → MINIISPVISYFIGSIPFGFIIARVAKGIDIREAGSGNPGATNVWRVMGKKYGILVFILDMMKGFLPVLIFDYVTSGQSRSLYAILCGTGVILGHTFPVFLGFKGGKAAATGCGVFLWLAPLPLFISVAAWLLTTFISRYVSLGSMVSTVVLVISIILLNNEPFGSGLSLTLFSIFISLFLIFRHKSNIKRIINGTENKIGRKTKN
- a CDS encoding lipopolysaccharide kinase InaA family protein gives rise to the protein MRSNKTIICVKEDYKEFIADIISPPLVSEAGNQDSFQIKQGRGRYPTIPIKKNGGERLIVRNYKHGGMLGRLLGNVFFFGDRPLNEIYVHEVARKNGITSAEAIAVTKKKRWGIFYSANFISKEIAGAVDLIDFLNEQPAVDVHSKKSVIFTLAKLIRKMHDAGIYHADLHLKNMLLKKISGGTFEAYIIDLDKSTVWRQLTIGKRMKNLLRLDRSLEKYYWLQGKKTEKPLSHVSKTDRIRFFKAYMTTDPAIDRDWKVYIHRYYSPYTFHKFWWHFSGLS
- a CDS encoding glycosyltransferase family 9 protein, which gives rise to MKIGKNSINQKNILIVRLGAMGDIIHVIPAVKNVREALPTSKITWLVEDNIKDLVEMVPEVDEVLVFPRKRWQSWLLRPERYFQFISEMFAFFKQLNMKRYDIVLDFHGNFKSGLLGYLSAAKIRVGFSMGYCKEFNYIFTNVHITPRQKTMHRIEKYLSLVQGLGIEAYYKKPVFSVPEQDNNYIDDFILKNHLGQKSMAIIHPGTSLFGKYKRWPTEKYARLSDKLIEDFGYAVIFTWSGPEYNIAEDIRSHMHFPAIIACKTASVKQLVALLQRADIYIGGDTGPTHLASCLGIPTIAVFGPKDPVVYAPFDENASVVRKDIHCSPCEKRRCEHVTCIHSITPDDVYSEICKLRKKRGLTF
- a CDS encoding polyprenyl synthetase family protein → METEDIFASIEPLMDEVEARFYKELQPQNNSLADLVVHISKYKGKRLRPALTLLSGKCISDTAPQHIDLAVVVEMVHTATLVHDDIIDEAAMRRHVESMNSKWGREISILFGDYLFSRGFTILSALDSQIATLLLSQTVNTMCEGELIQLKRRYDVGLSEEDYIDIIEKKTASLCATSCRLGATFAGANHKLSEMMSNYGLKIGTAFQIIDDCLDFMGDEDEVGKSLNTDIKKGKLTLPLIRLVHQLPVSKRESTKELIFKGHLDEKKDAIVELLTEHDAVEYAFDRARSIVKQAQDVIAPLPDSQYKTALIELADYIIARKK
- a CDS encoding Sec-independent protein translocase subunit TatA/TatB — its product is MFSIPGGWEWIIIALIAFLIFGKRLPGIMKNVGRSIAEFRKGFKNVEEEINEVKEIKGNIDTITKFKIN
- a CDS encoding enoyl-CoA hydratase/isomerase family protein — protein: MKDIRMNRGDTSGYDHIEFEEIKAKNGKAIGIIYMKKPPRNSIGSWLLDAIYDKMDQYEGDDSIGAIIIASRIRGVFSDGADRDELFGSWISGLVAEKNYERFRKAHEIFVEIENCKKPVLAAINGVTIGAGLELAMLCDLRIASDISFYSLPEAKPELGIIPGLGATQRLPRLVGVARAKEMLFLGKLIRADTALEWGLINQIVPHKDVLKHTIEIAKTLLERDARVLKEMKKCINYAMENDLQKGIEYEVRLFAEMMRLKLVGKGC